One stretch of Candidatus Saccharibacteria bacterium oral taxon 488 DNA includes these proteins:
- a CDS encoding HAMP domain-containing histidine kinase, giving the protein MDRRVYARAGIRHVAMTAGGMSIRSFRRYHRRMLFACALAGQAAVALIGGVILSVTGVTSWSHPTFWLITGTIFIVGSLFSVALIIIAGRPLDNILTALIHKRGERTTTPLPNPNAEQHAKTGFKTVLELIYDEPTQPAPPPSPDALLTQALNHTSCGIVVLDPAKRIISANKAAPIATDADGQPYLALDFLNEQSLTAWLSDADARQVSAERTWRRVATTNGAFKKTRFFDIIASYQKDAPGETVIVLIDRSAQYLPEEEDLNFISFAAHELRGPITIIRGYLDVLAEELAGRLKGDEPQLLARLTVSANRLSGYINNILNVAKFDRHHLSIHLTEDSLSDIYGSIADDMQLRASTQHRLLNISIPSDLPTIAADRSSISEVISNLIDNAIKYSFEGGTVSVSAEQKGDVIEVSVADNGVGMPPSVVKNLFHKFYRSHRSRETVSGTGIGLYICKAFIESHGGHITARSKENEGSVFSFTVPVYAAVKDKLLEDGQLNRNLIRQGGGWIKNHAMYRG; this is encoded by the coding sequence ATGGATCGGCGTGTTTACGCCCGGGCGGGGATCCGTCACGTGGCGATGACAGCTGGCGGCATGTCAATTCGCAGCTTTCGACGATACCACCGGCGCATGTTGTTCGCCTGTGCACTGGCCGGGCAGGCAGCCGTAGCGCTCATCGGTGGTGTGATTCTCAGTGTCACCGGCGTCACCTCGTGGAGTCACCCGACGTTCTGGCTAATCACTGGCACGATTTTTATTGTCGGCAGTCTTTTTTCGGTTGCCTTGATTATCATTGCTGGTCGGCCGCTAGATAATATCTTGACTGCGCTGATCCATAAACGCGGCGAGCGCACCACCACACCTCTACCAAATCCGAACGCCGAGCAACACGCCAAGACCGGCTTCAAGACCGTCCTTGAACTCATCTATGATGAGCCGACTCAACCCGCACCGCCACCAAGTCCCGACGCGCTGCTAACCCAAGCGCTCAATCACACCAGCTGCGGCATCGTTGTCCTCGATCCCGCCAAGCGTATCATCTCCGCCAACAAGGCTGCACCAATTGCCACTGACGCCGACGGCCAGCCGTATCTGGCGCTGGATTTTCTCAACGAGCAGTCGCTCACAGCCTGGCTCAGCGACGCCGATGCCCGCCAAGTCTCCGCCGAGCGTACCTGGCGCCGCGTCGCTACCACCAACGGTGCCTTCAAAAAAACTCGCTTCTTTGACATCATTGCCTCCTACCAAAAAGACGCACCCGGCGAGACCGTCATCGTCCTCATCGACCGCTCGGCCCAATACCTACCCGAGGAAGAAGACCTCAATTTCATCTCCTTCGCTGCCCACGAACTCCGCGGCCCGATCACCATCATTCGTGGTTATCTCGACGTCCTCGCCGAGGAGCTAGCCGGCCGCCTGAAAGGTGACGAGCCGCAGCTACTAGCACGGCTGACGGTGTCTGCCAACCGCTTGTCTGGTTATATCAACAATATCCTCAACGTCGCTAAGTTCGACCGCCACCATCTCAGTATCCACCTCACTGAGGACTCGCTGTCTGACATCTATGGCTCGATCGCCGACGACATGCAGCTGCGCGCGTCAACGCAGCACCGCTTGCTCAATATCAGCATCCCAAGCGACCTGCCGACCATCGCCGCCGACCGCTCCAGCATCAGCGAGGTCATCTCCAACCTCATCGACAACGCCATCAAATACAGTTTCGAGGGCGGCACTGTCTCGGTCAGTGCCGAACAAAAGGGCGATGTTATCGAAGTCTCCGTCGCCGATAACGGCGTCGGCATGCCACCGAGCGTCGTCAAAAATCTATTTCACAAATTCTACCGCTCGCACCGCAGCCGCGAGACCGTTTCTGGCACCGGCATCGGCCTCTACATCTGCAAGGCCTTTATTGAGAGTCACGGCGGCCACATCACCGCGCGCTCCAAAGAGAACGAAGGCTCGGTCTTTTCGTTTACCGTGCCGGTGTACGCCGCCGTCAAGGACAAGCTGCTCGAGGACGGACAGCTCAATCGCAATCTGATTCGCCAGGGCGGTGGCTGGATAAAAAATCACGCTATGTATCGAGGATAA